From the Deltaproteobacteria bacterium genome, one window contains:
- the rimI gene encoding ribosomal protein S18-alanine N-acetyltransferase, with amino-acid sequence MDDDIIIDDLTSHDLHEVIEIENTSTPTPWPRALFEKELDHRHSTNLAARVLSGNKRTLVGYIVYWTVADESHLFKVAVHPEMRRKGIGRALVEEAVKRGRKGGVKKVFLEVRRSNGSAIALYEILQFKKVGERKAYYQDGEDAIVMALAL; translated from the coding sequence ATGGATGACGATATCATTATTGACGATCTGACCTCACATGATCTTCACGAGGTCATTGAAATTGAAAATACATCAACCCCTACACCCTGGCCGAGAGCGCTCTTTGAAAAAGAACTTGATCACCGTCATTCAACCAACCTGGCTGCAAGAGTTTTATCTGGAAATAAAAGGACGCTTGTCGGCTACATCGTTTATTGGACGGTAGCCGATGAGTCGCATCTTTTCAAGGTGGCCGTTCATCCCGAAATGAGGCGAAAAGGGATCGGACGGGCGCTTGTTGAAGAGGCTGTTAAAAGGGGAAGGAAAGGGGGCGTTAAAAAAGTCTTTCTCGAAGTAAGGAGGAGCAACGGCAGCGCCATAGCCCTTTATGAAATCCTGCAATTTAAAAAAGTGGGAGAGCGGAAGGCTTATTATCAGGACGGCGAGGATGCCATTGTGATGGCATTGGCGCTTTGA
- the hflK gene encoding FtsH protease activity modulator HflK produces MSWENKPGGQPPIDIDDLIKKFVENLKKKYFGDKGDGDGGGEQRAPSGDGLKILLPFVFLGFIIVSIYTAAFTVGPEEVAVVLRFGKYTRSVDPGLNFKLPFGMETVEKVPVERQLKLEFGFRTAEAGVRTRYETKNLKNESLMLTGDLNAAEVQWIVQFRIKDPYKFLFKVRNATKTFRDMNEAVMREVIGDRTVDEVLTIGRQEIASVVEVRLQELADQYEMGMKVEQVVLQDVNPPEPVKPAFNEVNEAEQERDKLINQAKSEYNKVVPRAKGEAEQTIQEAEGYALERVNKAKGEASKFNAVFKEYMKAREVTRQRIYLETMNESLQKVGKKLITDDKATGILPLFQFDKGGVK; encoded by the coding sequence ATGTCTTGGGAGAATAAACCGGGCGGCCAGCCGCCCATTGATATTGATGATCTTATCAAAAAATTTGTCGAAAATCTGAAGAAAAAATATTTTGGTGATAAAGGGGATGGTGACGGTGGAGGAGAGCAACGGGCGCCTTCAGGTGATGGTTTAAAAATTCTGCTGCCTTTTGTTTTTTTGGGTTTTATCATTGTTTCTATTTACACAGCGGCATTTACTGTAGGCCCCGAGGAAGTGGCCGTCGTTCTGAGGTTTGGAAAATATACCCGTTCCGTTGATCCGGGCCTTAACTTCAAGCTCCCCTTCGGAATGGAGACTGTTGAGAAGGTGCCTGTCGAGAGGCAGCTTAAGCTTGAGTTCGGTTTCCGCACGGCTGAAGCAGGGGTCCGGACCCGATATGAAACGAAGAACCTTAAGAACGAATCACTTATGCTGACGGGAGATCTTAATGCAGCAGAGGTCCAGTGGATAGTCCAGTTCAGGATCAAGGACCCCTACAAATTCCTCTTTAAGGTAAGGAATGCAACCAAAACATTCAGAGATATGAATGAAGCGGTCATGAGGGAGGTTATCGGTGACAGAACGGTTGATGAAGTGCTCACAATCGGCCGGCAGGAAATTGCCAGTGTTGTTGAGGTGAGGCTGCAGGAACTGGCTGACCAGTACGAAATGGGAATGAAGGTTGAGCAGGTGGTGCTGCAGGATGTTAATCCACCGGAACCTGTTAAACCGGCCTTTAATGAAGTCAACGAAGCGGAACAGGAAAGGGATAAGCTCATCAACCAGGCCAAGTCCGAATATAACAAGGTTGTGCCAAGAGCCAAAGGTGAAGCGGAACAGACTATCCAGGAGGCAGAAGGTTATGCCCTTGAGCGGGTCAACAAGGCCAAGGGTGAAGCATCCAAGTTTAATGCCGTCTTCAAGGAATATATGAAGGCCAGGGAAGTTACCCGTCAGAGGATTTATCTTGAAACAATGAATGAGTCTCTCCAGAAAGTAGGAAAGAAATTGATTACAGATGATAAAGCGACAGGGATTTTACCTCTGTTCCAGTTTGACAAAGGAGGGGTGAAATAA
- a CDS encoding dihydroorotate dehydrogenase electron transfer subunit encodes MNYSDGTGKIISNIEVAPSHYRMDIEATFDLKTAGPGQFVMVKVSDGMAPILRRPFGIYTIDEEKDSFAILYRVVGEGTRLLSEMAAGVKVDVLGPLGKGFSFDISGERPLLVAGGVGVPPLFNFARGLVEKEIMPLVLIGGRSKSDLLSVDEFEKLGIMVKTATEDGSEGHKGYVTDIMEAFIAGGVIPTTVYSCGPELMLKRVGEIAMAKGLPCELSLEAMMACGFGVCLGCVIKTCTVENVEDHDYGRVCTEGPVFDAREIIWE; translated from the coding sequence ATGAACTATAGCGACGGAACAGGAAAAATCATATCGAATATTGAAGTGGCCCCCAGCCATTACCGTATGGATATTGAGGCTACTTTCGACCTTAAAACAGCCGGGCCGGGCCAGTTTGTCATGGTCAAGGTGAGCGACGGGATGGCGCCCATACTGAGACGGCCTTTCGGTATTTATACTATCGATGAAGAGAAGGACAGCTTTGCCATTCTCTACCGTGTTGTGGGGGAGGGGACGAGGTTGCTTTCCGAAATGGCAGCCGGTGTTAAGGTCGATGTACTGGGGCCTCTTGGCAAGGGGTTCAGTTTTGACATTTCCGGTGAAAGGCCGCTTCTTGTGGCCGGTGGCGTCGGTGTGCCGCCGCTCTTTAATTTTGCCAGGGGACTTGTAGAAAAGGAGATCATGCCTCTTGTCCTTATTGGTGGAAGAAGTAAGTCTGACCTCCTTTCTGTCGATGAATTTGAAAAGCTGGGTATTATGGTTAAGACGGCGACGGAAGATGGTTCTGAAGGGCATAAAGGTTATGTAACGGATATTATGGAAGCCTTCATTGCCGGTGGGGTTATTCCCACGACTGTTTATTCCTGCGGGCCTGAACTGATGCTTAAAAGGGTTGGCGAGATTGCCATGGCAAAGGGTCTTCCCTGCGAGTTATCGCTGGAAGCAATGATGGCATGCGGTTTCGGTGTATGCCTTGGCTGCGTTATAAAGACATGCACCGTGGAGAATGTGGAAGATCATGATTATGGGAGGGTATGTACGGAAGGTCCCGTTTTTGACGCCAGGGAGATTATATGGGAGTAA
- a CDS encoding dihydroorotate dehydrogenase has product MGVKRDLSVDIAGLKLKNPVMTASGTFGYGLEFEPFFDIGDLGAVVVKGLSLKPKAGNPPPRIVETPAGMLNAIGLQNVGVDVFLEEKLPKLKQSKATVIVNFFGNTAHEYEELARKLDGVEGVHALEVNISCPNVKAGGIVFGTDPAVAHNLIKKIREKISLPLIVKLSPNVTDIKVMARAVEEAGADALSLINTLTGMAIDVRKGKSKLANMTGGLSGPAIRPVAVRMVWEAAEAVKVPIIGIGGIMKAEDALEFIIAGASAVQVGTASFVNPAAAMDIVKGMETFMEEENIEKITDLIGSVRN; this is encoded by the coding sequence ATGGGAGTAAAGAGAGACCTTTCCGTTGACATAGCGGGACTGAAACTTAAAAACCCCGTCATGACCGCATCGGGCACCTTCGGTTACGGCCTTGAATTCGAACCTTTTTTTGATATCGGGGATCTGGGCGCCGTTGTTGTCAAGGGGCTTTCACTTAAACCGAAGGCAGGCAACCCGCCGCCGAGGATCGTGGAAACCCCGGCGGGCATGCTAAATGCTATCGGTTTGCAAAATGTGGGTGTCGATGTTTTTCTTGAAGAAAAACTGCCTAAACTTAAACAAAGCAAGGCCACCGTTATTGTCAACTTTTTTGGTAATACGGCTCATGAATATGAAGAACTGGCAAGAAAGCTCGATGGTGTCGAGGGCGTTCACGCGCTTGAGGTGAATATTTCCTGTCCCAATGTAAAAGCCGGGGGTATTGTATTCGGAACAGACCCTGCGGTTGCCCATAATCTGATAAAAAAAATCAGGGAGAAGATTTCTCTTCCGCTTATCGTAAAACTTTCACCCAATGTAACAGACATCAAGGTTATGGCCAGGGCCGTGGAAGAGGCCGGCGCCGATGCCCTGTCTCTTATTAATACCCTGACGGGCATGGCTATTGACGTAAGAAAAGGGAAATCGAAACTTGCCAACATGACGGGGGGATTATCGGGGCCTGCCATCAGGCCTGTGGCGGTAAGGATGGTTTGGGAGGCGGCAGAGGCGGTAAAGGTGCCCATCATCGGCATTGGCGGTATAATGAAAGCTGAAGATGCCCTGGAATTCATCATTGCCGGAGCTTCTGCCGTGCAGGTTGGTACGGCCAGTTTTGTCAATCCGGCCGCAGCCATGGACATTGTGAAAGGGATGGAAACATTTATGGAAGAAGAAAATATAGAAAAAATTACCGATTTGATCGGTTCAGTAAGGAATTGA
- the hflC gene encoding protease modulator HflC gives MNKGFLFLVFIAAAAILAYNSSYIVDEKNQVIITQFGKPVGEPVVDPNIHFKLPFVQEVHYFDKRFLEWDGDPNQIPTKDKRFIWVDTYARWRIKDPLLYFQRVRDERGAQSRLDDILDGETRNAIAKHDLVEIIRSTNREIKSSGEFKDFEKVAVLHKIKYGREEIARSIIDAAAPRTLELGIELLDLRLKRVNYVDEVQRKIFERMITERKRIADKLRSEGQGEASKIIGDKERELKRIQSEAYKTAQEIKGKADAKATAIYAKVYDQNSESRDFYRFMKTMDTYKTTLSDKDWLVLSTESDFFKYLQSSSGK, from the coding sequence ATGAATAAAGGATTCCTTTTTTTAGTATTTATTGCTGCTGCGGCCATACTGGCTTATAACTCGTCTTACATTGTCGATGAGAAGAACCAGGTAATTATTACCCAGTTCGGTAAACCTGTGGGAGAGCCTGTTGTTGATCCTAACATTCATTTCAAGCTTCCTTTCGTACAGGAGGTGCATTATTTCGACAAGCGCTTCCTTGAGTGGGATGGTGATCCCAACCAGATCCCGACAAAGGATAAGCGATTCATATGGGTTGATACCTACGCCAGATGGCGCATTAAGGATCCGCTTCTTTACTTCCAGCGTGTTCGTGATGAAAGGGGAGCCCAGTCAAGGCTTGATGATATACTCGACGGGGAAACGAGGAATGCCATTGCAAAGCACGATCTCGTTGAAATTATCAGATCGACGAACAGGGAAATCAAGTCGAGTGGTGAATTCAAGGATTTTGAAAAAGTGGCTGTTCTCCATAAAATCAAATATGGTCGTGAGGAAATCGCCCGCTCCATTATAGACGCAGCTGCACCGAGGACACTTGAACTCGGTATCGAACTTCTTGACCTTCGTCTCAAAAGGGTCAACTATGTGGATGAGGTCCAGAGAAAGATTTTTGAAAGAATGATTACGGAGCGTAAAAGGATTGCCGACAAGCTGAGATCGGAAGGGCAGGGTGAGGCTTCCAAAATTATTGGTGACAAGGAGCGTGAACTTAAGAGGATCCAGTCCGAGGCCTATAAAACAGCCCAGGAGATTAAAGGTAAGGCCGATGCCAAAGCGACGGCCATTTATGCAAAAGTCTACGATCAAAATTCCGAATCGAGAGATTTTTACCGCTTTATGAAGACTATGGATACCTATAAAACGACCCTTTCCGATAAGGACTGGCTTGTTCTATCCACGGAGAGTGACTTCTTTAAATACCTCCAGAGTTCTTCAGGTAAATAA
- a CDS encoding DUF1460 domain-containing protein: MTNFIKVFLALTLIVIFQVDSYGFEKKINLGNWSQGEVESIIKKSSQSGSSRQKINSLSSHFLGTEYQGNTLIGGPHEEEVFVVNLSKVDCFTFLDYMEAFRYSASFPEFEKNLMNIRYKSGNVSYVDRNHFFTDWEKNNAPLVDDVTLKVGRNKVKKVLKTLNLKKDGSKFLEGIPNKKRVLYYIPSDLIDENLIKRLKSGDYVGIYSKTEGLDVSHVGLLIKNEKEVLFRHASSRHKKVLDEGFLEYIAQKPGIIILRPRQGQ, from the coding sequence TTCCAGGTTGATTCTTACGGTTTTGAAAAAAAAATTAATCTTGGCAATTGGTCTCAAGGTGAGGTTGAATCAATAATAAAAAAATCCTCACAATCCGGTAGCAGCCGCCAAAAAATAAATTCTCTTTCAAGTCATTTCCTCGGTACGGAATATCAAGGTAATACCTTAATCGGCGGCCCCCATGAAGAGGAAGTTTTTGTCGTTAATCTGAGTAAAGTCGATTGTTTTACCTTTCTCGATTACATGGAAGCATTTCGCTATTCAGCTTCTTTCCCGGAATTTGAAAAGAATTTGATGAACATCAGATATAAAAGCGGCAATGTTTCTTACGTTGATCGAAATCATTTTTTTACGGATTGGGAAAAGAATAATGCCCCTTTGGTTGATGACGTTACTTTAAAAGTTGGAAGGAACAAAGTAAAAAAAGTATTGAAAACATTGAACCTTAAAAAAGACGGCTCCAAATTCCTGGAGGGAATTCCCAATAAGAAAAGGGTGCTTTATTACATCCCTTCAGACTTGATAGATGAAAACCTGATTAAGCGATTAAAGAGTGGAGATTATGTGGGTATCTATTCCAAAACTGAGGGACTTGACGTGTCCCATGTTGGTCTTCTGATAAAAAATGAGAAAGAAGTATTATTCAGGCATGCCTCTTCCAGGCACAAAAAGGTGCTCGATGAAGGCTTTTTGGAATATATTGCCCAAAAACCCGGAATAATAATTTTAAGGCCAAGGCAAGGGCAATAA